GGCGGCGCAGGCTGCCCCGGCTCAGATCGCGCAGGTCGATGCCCGACAGCAGGATGCGCCCCGCCGAGGGCGTATCGAGCCCAAGCAGCATATCGCGAACAGCCCGCGCATCCAGCTCGCCAATCGGTAGACAGGTTTTGGTGCCGCCTTTGGCATGCAGACTCAACATCTGCCCCGACGGCAGAGGCACATTCTCGAACGTGACATCGACAGGCCCTTTGGGCAGGCGTTGCCCGGTGCGGTAGAGATCGCGTTTCTGGCGCGAGAGCGCGGCTTGGGCCTTGGTCGCGGCGACACGAAAGGCAGCGCGGTGGTTCCAGACCCCGCCAAGATCGCGCAGGGGCGACAGCAAAAGCCCAAGCACAGCCAGTGCTGCGGCGATGTTGCCCGTGCCCAACCCGGCGCGGTGCCCCGTCAGGATGACCAGTGCCGCTGCAATCCCCGCAGCAAGATCGGGAAGCGCGTTGAGGGTTTCGGCGCTGAGGCGGTGGCGCAGGGCGGCACGGATCATCGCCTCTGTGCGCTTGTCCAGCTGGGCCAGTTCCTTGCGCCGCCGGCCTAGGCGATCAAGTTGCGGCGCCAATGGCATACGCTCGGCCATCTCTGCCGCGATCCGCGCCCTGCGCACCCGCAGGCGGCGGTGCAGAGGGATCAATCGCATCCCCCCGAGCGTGATGGCCAGCAGCGTGATCCCAAAGACCGGCACAACTGCCAAGGCAAATACCGGGTCGAGCAGCCAGAGCACGACGAGCATCGTCGGGATCAGCACGGCCCCGGCGACGAGGCGCGGCAGCCCCAACCCCAACCAGTTCCGAAAGGCGGTCATGTCGCCGACGAAACGGAGCGACACATAGCCTGCGCGCCGCTCTGCCACAGCGCTTGCGGGCATATGCGCCGCGTGCTCGAAGAGAGCGGCCCTGATCTGTCGGGCATAGTCCTGGCCAATGCCTTCGCCCAGATATCGCGCGGCGATGCGTGTCATGGCGATAATCGCCCCAGCCCCTGCAAGGACGCTCAGGCCGACAAGCGGTAGCGCGTCGCCGCCATGCATGGTTTCAAAGAGTGCACGGGTGGCAAAGGCAGCGGCCCCGGCCGCCACGCCCTGCATCAGCGTGAGCATGGCAACAAGGGCCAAGCCGCGCCCACGCCCGCGATCCAGAAGCGGGGGCAACGCCATTACGCGGCCCGCCGATCCGTACCAAATGCGCGCAAGGCAAAGACATTCGCCTCAGCCGGATCGGCCAGATCACCTTTGCGCAGGACCGGCACGCCGGTGGCGGTCTCTGCCTCGGCCACAGCCATGGGCGAACAACTGACGATGCCGGTCAATGCATCGGGGCGCAGCCCGTGACGGGCCAGTTCGGCCACCCCGCCCGCAGCCGCAACAGCATCACCGCAGGCAAAGATCACGCTCGACTGACGCGCGCGCAGCCAAGGGTCAGCGATGAGCGCGCCGGTTTCCCGTTGGAAAAGCCCATCGGCGATTTCCATGACAGCGATTTGGCAGCCTCGTTGTGCCGCATGGTCAAGCAGAAGCTCGAGTCCCGCCTTTATCCGCCCCAGGGGTTCGCGGTAGGTGGTGACCATCCCGGCATCTGTGAAATCGGCCACCCAATGTGCGCCTGTGTCGGCATATTCGTTCAAATCGCCAAAGGCGCCGGTGCCTGTGCCTTTGAGTGCGGCCACCTTGTACCCTGCGCGTCGCAGCCCCAACGAGAGCTGAGCCGTGGCCAATGTCTTGCCCGAGTTCATCGCCGTCCCGAGCACGAAGATCACGGGAATATCGCTGGCGGCAGTCGTTGGCGGCAGGGCGTAGCGCCTGAGGTTCACAGGTTTGCCCGTGGCATCGAGCAGTCGGCCAAAGGGCAGGAGGCGGGTCGCGGTCTTGATCCGCTCATTCCGAGACACCATCCGGCCGATGCAGCCGCCACCCGCCAGAAGATCG
The nucleotide sequence above comes from Roseovarius mucosus. Encoded proteins:
- a CDS encoding ABC transporter transmembrane domain-containing protein, with amino-acid sequence MALPPLLDRGRGRGLALVAMLTLMQGVAAGAAAFATRALFETMHGGDALPLVGLSVLAGAGAIIAMTRIAARYLGEGIGQDYARQIRAALFEHAAHMPASAVAERRAGYVSLRFVGDMTAFRNWLGLGLPRLVAGAVLIPTMLVVLWLLDPVFALAVVPVFGITLLAITLGGMRLIPLHRRLRVRRARIAAEMAERMPLAPQLDRLGRRRKELAQLDKRTEAMIRAALRHRLSAETLNALPDLAAGIAAALVILTGHRAGLGTGNIAAALAVLGLLLSPLRDLGGVWNHRAAFRVAATKAQAALSRQKRDLYRTGQRLPKGPVDVTFENVPLPSGQMLSLHAKGGTKTCLPIGELDARAVRDMLLGLDTPSAGRILLSGIDLRDLSRGSLRRHVQCLSTAPEVLQGSLRRALLMGCDHRPEDATLEQLAREVGLGPLLKRLGGLSGTVLERGKNLTQTERFSLGLARIRLLPPKVLLLGLESDPGDWMRFAVHLGKTGVTVIQMGRAQQAAQVAA